One window of the Puntigrus tetrazona isolate hp1 chromosome 13, ASM1883169v1, whole genome shotgun sequence genome contains the following:
- the chst3a gene encoding carbohydrate sulfotransferase 3a, whose protein sequence is MRNKYAVIIICIVALVIIEKENNIISRVSDKLTLRRTPQTEPPVPYNASSSLVVMDYNSSYPEDVYAENAIQAGRKHILLMATTRTGSSFVGEFFNQQGANMFYLFEPLWHVERMLSIGSSGTNASTSVWVYRDVLQHLFLCNFSMLERFISPPPRDHVTPSLFRRESSKALCEEQVCSPVVKDVFERYHCKTRRCGPLNLTLASEVCSGKQHRVIKTVRVRQLDTLRSLIEDRRLDIKLIQLVRDPRAILASRMVAFASKYQNWKSWAVNGEIPIEDEEVKRLEGNCNNIRISAELGLSQPEWLKNRYMLVRYEDIARYPMLKAAEMYNFTGIPMTTQARDWILKNTHASTEASGVYSTQKNSSEQVEKWRLSIPFKLAQVVQKVCGPTMKLFGYRFVDSKQTLLNRSFSLLEEKQFI, encoded by the exons ATGAGGAACAAGTATGCAGTCATCATTATCTGCATTGTGGCACTTGTCAtcattgaaaaagaaaacaacattatttcaaG ggTCTCAGACAAGCTGACACTTCGACGGACCCCTCAgacagagcctccagtgccctaCAATGCTTCCAGCAGTCTGGTAGTAATGGACTACAACAGTTCCTACCCAGAGGACGTGTATGCTGAGAACGCCATTCAGGCTGGTCGAAAGCACATCCTCTTGATGGCTACCACTCGTACAGGATCTTCCTTCGTGGGCGAGTTCTTCAACCAACAAGGCGCCAACATGTTTTACCTCTTTGAGCCGCTGTGGCACGTGGAGAGGATGCTATCGATTGGCTCAAGTGGCACGAATGCCAGCACTTCTGTTTGGGTGTACAGAGATGTCCTGCAGCATCTCTTCTTGTGTAACTTCTCCATGTTGGAGCGCTTTATCAGCCCTCCTCCGCGGGACCACGTCACCCCTTCCCTGTTCCGCAGAGAGTCCAGCAAGGCCCTGTGCGAGGAGCAAGTCTGCTCTCCGGTTGTAAAAGACGTTTTTGAGAGGTACCACTGCAAGACGAGACGATGCGGGCCGCTCAATCTGACCTTGGCTTCCGAGGTCTGCTCAGGAAAACAGCACAGGGTGATCAAAACAGTGAGGGTCCGACAATTAGACACACTTCGTTCTCTAATAGAGGACCGTCGGTTGGATATCAAACTCATTCAGCTGGTTAGAGACCCTCGAGCCATCCTGGCATCAAGGATGGTGGCCTTTGCAAGTAAGTACCAGAACTGGAAAAGCTGGGCAGTCAATGGAGAAATTCCTATAGAGGACGAAGAGGTCAAACGTCTCGAAGGAAACTGTAACAATATCCGCATCTCTGCCGAGTTGGGTTTGAGTCAACCGGAGTGGCTGAAAAACCGTTACATGTTAGTACGTTATGAGGATATCGCCAGGTACCCCATGCTGAAAGCAGCAGAAATGTACAATTTCACAGGGATTCCGATGACCACACAAGCACGGGATTGGAtcctcaaaaacacacacgcgtCGACCGAGGCAAGCGGTGTGTATTCCACCCAAAAAAACTCTTCAGAACAGGTGGAGAAATGGAGGCTTAGCATTCCGTTCAAACTGGCCCAAGTTGTACAGAAAGTTTGTGGACCGACCATGAAACTTTTTGGGTATAGGTTTGTAGACAGTAAACAGACACTATTGAACAGATCTTTTAGTTTGcttgaagaaaaacaatttatttag